CGGGAACCCGATGGAGAAGGTCTTGACGTAGACGCCGTTCCACTTCGCCAGGAGGAAGTGGCCCAGCTCGTGCCAGAAGATGACGAAGGAGATGCCCAGGATCGCCTTGATGACGGCCGAGACGCGGCTCTCGCCCCCCCGGAACCGGAGCCACTCGTCCACCGTGTAGAGCAGGCGGTCGACGTATTCGAGCACCCGGGCGAAGAA
This genomic window from Bremerella sp. JC817 contains:
- a CDS encoding site-2 protease family protein; its protein translation is AFGLVLNLRVGRDMEEITSDYLVRTWRVIRVNIFGDLFRFIMDFFARVLEYVDRLLYTVDEWLRFRGGESRVSAVIKAILGISFVIFWHELGHFLLAKWNGVYVKTFSIGFP